A window of Cohnella herbarum contains these coding sequences:
- a CDS encoding response regulator transcription factor encodes MSYKAMIVEDNAIYRYAVKTIIDWPANGFDLAAEAINGKQALQYMETERFDLILTDVSMPEMDGIDLIQAVKSKTPDTIVVMLSSFDDFRFVKDSLKLGAQDYLLKHDLEPESLLRMLGQVRERLERNRSAHERQEADRMEAESMFMKRIMLGELTNKDDIDRKAAERGFSMRESSYNVMLVVCLPEFDADIGDNEEHAKKRIETGVQHWLLDQSGNVKALTVALSPGKYVILLSFRGGRNEKDIGDAAGELASGLIAAGNLIHRSLSVGINGISVELSELKMRLEQTEAALYQTAYEGWNRIYAVDKAKQAAIDLDPAYLHHWMSALKEGNFEAVESALEALFRHVRTIRLPKQAMRQLLFNVFALLGVQAEARNIRSAVPGDWHGTVIRALERLDSVERLHEQVLAYCRTVFETNRSKKVYRKEIQLAIALIDARYREDLSLAKLSHELNFSANYLSNLFRAETGMRVIEYLNRVRMDKAKQLLADPRLKVYEVAEKVGYQDTSYFCKVFKEVTGVTVSEFRKIG; translated from the coding sequence ATGTCGTATAAAGCGATGATCGTGGAGGACAATGCCATCTACCGTTATGCGGTCAAAACCATCATCGATTGGCCGGCGAACGGGTTCGATCTGGCCGCCGAAGCGATTAACGGCAAACAAGCGTTGCAATATATGGAAACCGAACGATTCGACCTGATATTAACGGATGTCAGCATGCCGGAGATGGACGGCATCGATCTCATTCAAGCGGTTAAGAGCAAGACGCCGGATACCATTGTCGTCATGCTAAGCTCGTTCGACGACTTCAGGTTCGTTAAGGATTCGCTGAAGCTGGGCGCCCAGGATTATTTGCTCAAGCACGATCTAGAACCGGAGTCGTTGCTTCGGATGCTCGGGCAGGTGAGGGAAAGGCTGGAGCGGAACAGAAGCGCGCATGAGCGCCAAGAGGCCGATCGGATGGAAGCGGAATCGATGTTCATGAAACGGATTATGCTCGGGGAACTGACGAATAAGGACGATATCGACCGAAAAGCGGCAGAACGCGGTTTCTCTATGCGAGAGAGTTCTTACAACGTCATGTTAGTCGTATGCTTGCCGGAATTCGATGCCGACATCGGAGATAACGAAGAGCATGCCAAGAAAAGGATAGAAACCGGAGTCCAGCATTGGTTGCTTGATCAGTCAGGTAACGTTAAAGCGTTGACCGTTGCGTTATCGCCCGGCAAATACGTTATCCTGCTAAGCTTTCGTGGGGGCCGGAACGAGAAGGACATAGGGGATGCAGCCGGCGAATTGGCTAGCGGATTGATAGCCGCCGGTAACCTCATCCATCGATCTCTTTCCGTAGGAATCAACGGGATTAGCGTGGAGTTATCGGAGTTGAAGATGCGCTTGGAACAGACCGAAGCGGCGTTGTACCAAACCGCGTACGAGGGCTGGAACCGGATTTATGCGGTAGATAAAGCGAAACAAGCGGCGATCGATCTCGATCCTGCTTATTTACATCATTGGATGTCGGCGCTTAAGGAAGGAAACTTTGAAGCCGTAGAATCGGCATTGGAAGCTTTGTTCCGTCACGTTAGAACGATTCGGCTGCCCAAACAGGCCATGAGGCAATTGCTGTTTAACGTGTTCGCGCTGCTTGGCGTTCAAGCCGAAGCGCGTAACATCCGGAGTGCAGTGCCCGGAGATTGGCATGGCACGGTCATCCGGGCGCTTGAAAGATTGGATTCCGTCGAGCGGTTGCATGAGCAGGTATTGGCGTATTGCAGAACGGTATTCGAGACGAATCGTTCTAAGAAGGTCTACCGCAAAGAAATTCAACTTGCTATTGCTTTGATCGATGCCCGCTATCGCGAAGATCTCTCGTTGGCAAAGTTATCGCATGAATTGAATTTCAGCGCTAACTACCTGTCCAATCTCTTTCGAGCGGAGACGGGGATGCGGGTGATCGAATATTTGAACCGCGTTCGAATGGACAAAGCTAAGCAACTGCTGGCCGACCCGAGACTCAAAGTATACGAAGTCGCGGAGAAGGTGGGTTACCAGGATACTTCGTATTTCTGCAAAGTATTTAAAGAAGTAACCGGGGTTACCGTATCCGAGTTTCGTAAGATCGGATAG